The following proteins come from a genomic window of Henningerozyma blattae CBS 6284 chromosome 4, complete genome:
- the CBF2 gene encoding Cbf2p (similar to Saccharomyces cerevisiae CBF2 (YGR140W); ancestral locus Anc_3.504) has product MEVAKEKELFNTLSPRALNQYKSYYTKFIHWSIKKKHFIDQDLNLQDDSDLVSIYKHIDVSPYRLHWFIIDTFYKQGEEDNAIYDFPATGTIRKIIVALRFFIKLIKIYDNSSAEKYFPDQVRDEESTLVDGNEYLENLCKLIDHYNKNQSGLQIYSNSIANSNVTANIPSLLKISLNFWNDNIHELNQKIFKSDLEKLRFLADFQINAYLNLSFNDRSAIKLVDIYSTEKNNLIFNIYSNQHLAGNAPHQISKNILLANENPFICPLTSLAVYMFLRFYGSTPTAKSMGFPDLLNKSTQNKNINWEELPLIRGRNYLDYPKETSLALYYHTAFNYCHIPYKKMNHFQTKLLTPINLSNKNKQSINFPSIDSTELNAFFTGLDDSTSFPNNIPIDYTLILNKTTSTVINDSSPLPMELLYQIFPEIEIYRKHSLKDKLNEHQLNFLNVMETLRFNLLKNLPFIFKLFPNHDIFTHPVFQQSDFEKFFNDCLKFNSSNTLETSILPFPILPGIDSRLFDTSDIYEILIEPPQFEKTKIKNGTTTHSNLETIKLESNTVSTQQILNESLNLIKSQSVSNVTFLIDTISKLLLKDGNNNMEHFVEKLNVLKNSFLKHLTSPNNTKVKDEKVKVKKRSSVRPIKLLSLDSSSEEEMDDIEETNHESEALLIKIINQFEIENESTNESSNENVNENESDDDNTDEDPNVMQQELNQMIDTMVNERIQITMVKQFEDFEKTFINLVEDLITEKFNNELNQKIEEKINLIIDKKINKKFEDIIKNTQTNLSDEEDVDVTINSIRKRSLPDEESDNYDNYDNYNNNDDNDNDDDNDDDDINFNQNHDDTHESPKKKIKKNLQDDKTKGLLIESDSNTPLKSNVAKSSEIQQPTSEPPVTTSESQLNASRPQIITSEPLRAASEPSRAASEHFANISKTLDNDHVEITNNGDLENLTTMDERNNATNINISRYAPTEPPPQRTVQTNTSEFPFAMNPTFDTVQEVVDEWLIPNPEMGNQCVSTMNKQYGKKWRLDFKDIFKQRKYIVEFYVFLVNKKHKRFAEAVRLCELIRSTFNKEGNILDSSLSSFANKLKQWKAEHNQSYEGLLETVAQP; this is encoded by the coding sequence ATGGAAGTGGCTAAAGAAAAGGAATTGTTCAATACACTTTCTCCGAGAGCTTTGAATCAATACAAATCTTATTATACAAAATTCATTCATTGGtcaatcaaaaaaaaacatttcaTTGACCAAGACTTGAATTTGCAAGATGATTCCGATCTTGTTTCCATTTATAAGCACATAGATGTCTCTCCGTATCGGTTACATTGGTTTATTATCGATACGTTTTATAAACAGGGGGAAGAAGATAATGCAATATATGATTTCCCAGCAACTGGTACCATTAGAAAGATAATTGTTGCTCTTCGATTTTTTATCAAGTTAATCAAGATATATGATAACTCTTCTgcagaaaaatatttcccCGATCAAGTTCGTGACGAGGAATCGACTCTAGTAGACGGGAACGAATATTTGGAAAACTTGTGTAAATTGATTGATCATTATAACAAGAATCAATCTGGTTTACAAATTTATTCCAATTCTAttgcaaattcaaatgttaCAGCTAATATCCCATcacttttgaaaatatctttaaatttctggaatgataatattcacgaattgaatcaaaaaattttcaaatcagATTTAGAAAAGTTACGATTTTTAGCAGACTTCCAAATAAATgcttatttaaatttatccTTTAACGATCGATCTGCCATCAAGCTCGTTGATATTTATTCCAcagagaaaaataatttgattttcaatatttattcaaacCAGCATTTGGCAGGCAATGCTCCTCACCAGATCTCCAAAAACATTCTCCTGGCTAATGAAAATCCCTTTATTTGCCCACTTACTTCTTTAGCCGTATATATGTTTCTTCGTTTTTATGGGTCTACTCCAACAGCAAAATCTATGGGGTTCCCTGATCTATTAAACAAATCCacacaaaataaaaatatcaattggGAAGAATTACCTTTGATTAGAGGTagaaattatttggattatcCAAAGGAGACTTCTCTTGCGTTATATTATCATACCGCATTTAATTATTGTCATATCCCATATAAGAAAATGAATCATTTCcaaacaaaattattaactccaattaatttatcaaataaaaataaacaatctATTAATTTCCCCTCTATAGATTCCACAGAATTAAACGCTTTCTTTACAGGATTAGATGACAGCACATCTTTCCCTAATAACATACCGATTGATTATACATTAAtcttaaataaaacaacTTCAACTGTTATAAATGATTCATCTCCACTCCCCATGGAGTTATTATATCAAATCTTTccagaaattgaaatttatagGAAACATAGTttgaaagataaattaaatgaacatcaattaaattttttaaatgtgATGGAAACTCTTCgatttaatttattgaaaaatttaccatttatatttaagCTTTTCCCCAATCATGATATTTTCACTCACCCAGTTTTCCAACAAtctgattttgaaaaattttttaatgattgtctaaaattcaattcatcAAACACTTTAGAAACCTCTATATTACCTTTCCCAATATTACCAGGTATAGATTCACGTTTATTTGATACCTCTGATatttatgaaattttaattgaacCCCcacaatttgaaaaaactaaaattaAGAATGGCACAACTACACATTCAAATTTAGAGACTATTAAATTAGAATCTAATACGGTTAGTACacaacaaattttaaatgaatctttgaatttgattaaaTCTCAGTCTGTTTCTAACGttacatttttaattgatactatttccaaattattattaaaggaTGGTAATAACAATATGGAGCAttttgttgaaaaattgaatgttttaaaaaattcatttttaaagcATTTAACTAGcccaaataatacaaaagtaaaagatgaaaaggtgaaagttaaaaaaagatcaTCAGTAAGGccaataaaattattatcattagatTCATCttcagaagaagaaatggatgatattgaagaaacAAATCATGAATCAGAAGCTTTAttgataaagataataaatcagtttgaaattgaaaatgaaagcACGAATGAAAGTTCAAATGAGAAtgtaaatgaaaatgaaagtgatgatgataatactGATGAAGATCCAAATGTTATGCAGCAAGAATTGAATCAAATGATTGATACTATGGTGAATGAAAGAATTCAGATAACAATGGTAAAACaatttgaagattttgaaaaaacttTTATTAATCTCGTGGAGGATTTAATTACTGAAaagtttaataatgaattaaatcaaaaaattgaagaaaaaattaatttaatcattgataagaaaattaataagaaatttgaagatataataaaaaatactCAAACAAATTTATCTGATGAGGAAGATGTTGATGTAACTATTAATTCCAtaagaaaaagaagttTGCCTGATGAAGAGAGTGATAATTATGATAACtatgataattataataataatgatgataatgataatgatgatgataatgatgatgatgatattaattttaatcaGAATCACGATGATACACATGAATCaccaaagaaaaaaattaaaaagaatttacAAGATGATAAAACTAAAGGTTTACTCATAGAATCTGATTCTAACACACCTTTGAAATCAAATGTAGCTAAATCATCTGAAATTCAACAACCAACCTCGGAGCCTCCAGTAACTACATCAGAAAGTCAACTTAATGCATCACGACCTCAAATAATCACATCTGAGCCTTTAAGGGCAGCTTCTGAACCTTCAAGGGCAGCTTCTGAACATTTTGCTAATATTTCTAAGACATTAGACAATGATCATGttgaaattacaaataatgGTGATTTGGAGAATTTAACTACTATGGATGAAAGAAATAATGCCAccaatataaatatttctagaTATGCCCCTACAGAGCCTCCTCCACAAAGAACTGTGCAGACTAATACTTCAGAATTTCCATTTGCAATGAATCCAACATTTGATACTGTTCAAGAAGTTGTTGATGAATGGTTAATACCAAACCCAGAAATGGGGAATCAATGTGTTTCTACAATGAATAAACAATATGGCAAAAAATGGAGACttgattttaaagatatttttaaacaaagaaaatatattgttgAATTCTATGTGTTTTTAGTTAATAAAAAGCATAAAAGATTTGCAGAAGCAGTTAGATTATGTGAATTAATTCGTTCAACTTTCAATAAGGAAGGAAATATCTTagattcatcattatcatcgtTTGCAAACAAATTGAAGCAATGGAAAGCCGAACATAATCAATCTTATGAAGGATTATTAGAAACTGTAGCTCAACCTTGA
- the TPO2 gene encoding spermine transporter (similar to Saccharomyces cerevisiae TPO2 (YGR138C) and TPO3 (YPR156C); ancestral locus Anc_3.503): MSDLESISSYDSSQSSNTGLEDTQPQQYIYQSVSRQSRDDLQSSINSYLTTTPTNRSSNASTNQRLKLVKTETVKSLIDMGVSSYIPNPAINAPKTSKKAIFPEEYTLETETGLVPVSTLHSLGRTNTNLSRQRTRHTLSRRNTRIASSAQHDTTLEKKITINSTSSSSSIDKQEQSFSNKVSPQQSPESFTHKIVSHFIDESDNDLESQGELNEIDPEIEFVTFVTNDPENPHNWPLWLRWVYTITLSMLVICVAYGSSCITGGLFTVQEKFHVGSVVSILSCSLMVLGFSFGPLIWSPMSDIYGRRLTYFVSMGLYVIFNIPCAIPNNIATLMICRFFCGVWSSSGLCLVGGSLADMFPSETRGRAIAFFAYAPYCGPVFGPLVNGFISISTRRMDLIFWVNMAFAGAMWIIVALIPETFAPVILKKRAAKLRKETGNPKIMTEQEAQGIEFSAMMKDCVIRPLYFAVTEPVLDLTCFYVCLIYSLLYAFFFAFPVIFGELYDYKDNLVGLMLIPILIGASLALATTFYCENVYLAIIRKRKPTPEDRLLGAMIGAPFAAAALWILGATSYKHIIWVGPASSGLAFGYGMVLIYYSLNNYIIDCYAQYASSALATKVFLRSAGGAAFPLFTPQMYHRLGLQWASWLLAFISTAMILFPFSFYVYGKGWRKNLSKTDYSFDALEEAEDEF; encoded by the coding sequence ATGTCAGATTTAGAATCGATCTCATCGTATGACTCGTCTCAATCTTCAAACACTGGGTTAGAAGATACTCAACCACAgcaatatatttatcaatcTGTCTCGAGGCAGTCTCGAGATGACCTTCAATCATCTATTAATTCCTATTTAACCACCACTCCAACAAATAGATCTTCGAATGCCTCTACAAACCAAAGGTTAAAATTGGTCAAGACAGAAACTGTCAAATCTCTGATAGACATGGGTGTGTCGTCGTATATTCCTAATCCGGCTATCAATGCACCCAAGACCTCTAAAAAGGCAATTTTCCCGGAAGAATATACTTTAGAAACCGAGACAGGGTTGGTTCCTGTTTCCACTCTACATTCTCTAGGTAGAACGAATACAAACTTGTCAAGACAAAGAACAAGACATACTCTTTCTAGAAGAAACACTAGAATTGCCAGCTCAGCCCAACATGATACAAcgttggaaaaaaaaattaccatCAATTCAACTTCATCTTCCTCATCTATCGATAAACAAGAACAATCGTTTTCTAATAAGGTTTCACCACAACAATCACCAGAATCATTCACCCATAAGATAGTTTCTCACTTTATAGATGAATCGGACAACGATCTTGAGTCTCAAGGTGAATTGAATGAAATAGACCCTGAGATCGAGTTTGTTACTTTTGTGACAAATGATCCAGAAAATCCACATAATTGGCCTCTTTGGTTACGTTGGGTATATACAATCACTTTATCCATGTTAGTTATTTGTGTAGCTTATGGTTCGTCTTGTATTACTGGTGGTCTTTTCACCGTACAGGAAAAATTCCATGTTGGTTCAGTTGTTTCCATTCTATCATGTTCATTAATGGTTTTAGGGTTTTCATTTGGTCCTTTGATCTGGTCCCCCATGAGTGATATCTATGGTAGAAGATTAACTTATTTTGTTTCAATGGGTCTTTAtgttattttcaatattccTTGTGCTattccaaataatattgcCACTTTAATGATCTGTAGATTCTTTTGTGGTGTTTGGTCATCCTCTGGTCTTTGTTTAGTCGGTGGGTCCCTGGCTGATATGTTCCCCAGTGAAACAAGAGGTCGTGCCATTGCATTCTTTGCATATGCTCCTTATTGTGGTCCAGTCTTTGGTCCTTTAGTTAATGGGTTTATTTCCATCTCTACAAGAAGAATGGATTTGATCTTTTGGGTTAATATGGCATTTGCAGGTGCTATGTGGATAATTGTTGCTTTAATTCCTGAAACTTTTGCTCCAGTTATCTTGAAGAAAAGAGCTGCCAAGTTAAGAAAGGAAACTGGTAATCCAAAGATTATGACTGAACAAGAAGCTCAAGGTATTGAGTTTAGTGCCATGATGAAAGATTGTGTCATTAGACCTTTATATTTTGCTGTCACTGAACCTGTCTTGGATTTAACTTGTTTCTATGTTTGTTTgatttattctttattatatgCCTTTTTCTTCGCATTCCCAGTTATATTTGGTGAATTATATGATtataaagataatttagTAGGGTTAATGTTGATTCCTATTTTAATTGGTGCATCTTTAGCTTTGGCTACCACTTTTTATTGTGAAAACGTTTATTTAGCCATTATTCGTAAGAGAAAACCTACCCCTGAAGATCGTTTATTAGGTGCTATGATTGGTGCTCCATTTGCTGCTGCTGCCCTATGGATATTAGGTGCAACATCTTATAAACATATTATTTGGGTTGGTCCAGCTTCCTCTGGGTTAGCCTTTGGTTATGGTATggttttaatttattattcattaaacaattatatCATTGATTGTTATGCTCAATATGCATCTTCAGCTTTAGCCACTAAAGTGTTTTTAAGATCTGCTGGTGGTGCTGCCTTCCCTTTATTCACTCCACAAATGTATCACAGATTAGGTTTACAATGGGCAAGTTGGTTATTAGCATTCATTTCAACTGCTATGATTTTATTCCCATTCTCCTTTTACGTGTATGGTAAAGGTTGGAGAAAAAACTTATCTAAAACTGATTATTCATTTGATGCATTAGAAGAAGCTGAAGATGAAttttaa
- the TBLA0D02910 gene encoding uncharacterized protein (similar to Saccharomyces cerevisiae LSB1 (YGR136W) and PIN3 (YPR154W); ancestral locus Anc_3.501): MSADRREAAIKDAYTEIRRCLELLIDTKEISENDYDEIQDILRHKRRSPSASSYSNPTKGALSPRNGPQYVEAIYAWSGEQKGDLELCPGDIIEVITKKSPQWYEGRLNGKVGVFPTNYVKLYSSDDRDSNYQRTGIKTPVPTSAPHSAPHSAPPPSHEDYDYTPPPPRASPYNPPQQMQMAPPPPTQQYYAQPPPMTMQQQPLPYPPPSTGYYQQPQQPQTIIVHDGNTSGGYGGGSSTFGSIGSKLGNAALFGAGSAFGADIVNDIF, from the coding sequence ATGTCAGCTGATCGTAGAGAAGCTGCTATCAAAGATGCTTACACAGAAATAAGACGTtgtttagaattattaatcgATACTAAAGAAATCTCAGAAAACGATTATGATGAAATTCAAGATATCTTACGTCACAAGAGAAGAAGTCCCTCTGCTTCATCTTATTCAAACCCAACTAAAGGAGCTCTATCTCCAAGAAATGGGCCTCAATACGTAGAAGCAATTTATGCTTGGTCAGGTGAGCAAAAGGGTGATTTGGAATTATGTCCAGGTGATATCATTGAAGTTATTACCAAAAAATCCCCTCAATGGTATGAAGGTCGTTTAAATGGTAAAGTAGGTGTCTTCCCTACCAATTATGTCAAATTATATTCGAGTGATGATAGAGATTCCAACTATCAACGTACAGGTATCAAAACACCAGTACCCACATCTGCTCCACATTCTGCTCCACATTCTGCACCACCACCATCTCATGAAGATTATGATTATACTCCACCTCCTCCAAGAGCCTCTCCTTATAATCCACCACAACAGATGCAAATGGCTCCTCCTCCACCTACACAACAATATTATGCTCAACCTCCTCCAATGACAATGCAACAACAACCTTTACCATACCCACCTCCATCAACCGGTTATTATCAACAACCACAGCAACCACAAACCATTATCGTTCATGATGGTAACACTAGTGGTGGTTATGGTGGTGGTAGTAGTACTTTTGGTAGTATTGGTAGTAAATTGGGGAATGCTGCGTTATTTGGGGCAGGTTCTGCATTTGGTGCGGATATCgttaatgatattttttaa
- the PRE9 gene encoding proteasome core particle subunit alpha 3 (similar to Saccharomyces cerevisiae PRE9 (YGR135W); ancestral locus Anc_3.499) — protein MGSRRYDSRTTIFSPEGRLYQVEYALESISHAGTSIGIMSKDGIVLLAERKITSKLLEQDILNEKLYKLSDKITLAVAGLTADAEILINIARQFAQNYLMTYNEEIPVEILVKKLSDIKQSYTQHGGLRPFGVSFIYAGYDDILGPQLYTSNPSGNYTGWKAISIGANTSAAQTLLQMDYKDDMNLNDAMELGLKTLSKTTDSSNLTYDRVELSIIKIDKENDNKIIQKIYNPAEIKQLLIKFGINKKNDEDEDVEMK, from the coding sequence ATGGGTTCAAGAAGATACGATTCAAGAACTACAATTTTCTCTCCAGAAGGTCGTCTTTACCAAGTAGAATACGCATTGGAATCCATCTCCCATGCTGGTACTTCCATTGGTATCATGTCCAAAGATGGTATCGTCTTATTAGCTGAACGCAAAATCACAAGTAAATTATTGGAAcaagatattttgaatgaaaaattatataaattaagtGATAAAATCACTTTGGCTGTTGCAGGGTTGACTGCAGATGCtgaaattctaataaatatagCAAGACAATTTGCTCAAAACTATTTAATGACCTACAACGAAGAAATCCCAGTGGAGATCCTAGTCAAGAAATTAAGTGATATTAAACAAAGTTATACTCAACACGGTGGGTTAAGACCCTTTGGTGTGTCATTCATTTATGCAGGTTATGATGATATATTGGGTCCACAATTATACACATCAAACCCTTCAGGGAATTATACAGGCTGGAAAGCTATAAGTATCGGTGCTAATACAAGTGCTGCTCAAACTTTATTACAAATGGATTATAAAGATGATATGAATTTAAACGATGCTATGGAATTGGGGTTAAAGACTTTATCCAAAACCACAGATAGTAGTAATTTGACCTACGATAGAGTAGAATTATCCATCATTAAAATcgataaagaaaatgataacaaaatcattcaaaagatttataACCCTGCAGAGATTAAACAATTGTTGATCAAGTTTGGTATtaacaagaaaaatgatgaagatgaagatgtagaaatgaaataa
- the URN1 gene encoding Urn1p (similar to Saccharomyces cerevisiae YPR152C; ancestral locus Anc_3.498), giving the protein MKRKRDEEEQVMPNTRTKFEKSNLVEGYSSSEEESKTESEIEIKSDSENEDDVLKELLEDIDASEDEIGNKETQFFELLDRSNIDCYSCWRLEAKKISDDPIFYNIPTDVEREKLFEQWCYGKLHSREEETTQPQLALALPYHDLAEMICCFDIQSNTIYKDIRKANKKMVRQIDEKISKNEQEKFGTKLLGILKYHDDASCQGLFEQVLEENGVDRVDVNTSFETLADLVDLERRMGITTENSVSRDARYFCLRNASRRFAGLERWVKGGEGGQV; this is encoded by the coding sequence atgaaaagaaaaagagatGAAGAAGAGCAAGTGATGCCTAATACAAGaacaaaatttgaaaagagCAATCTTGTTGAAGGTTATTCATCTAGCGAGGAGGAGAGCAAGACCGAGAGCGAGATCGAGATCAAGAGCGATAGTGAAAATGAAGACGATGTTTTAAAAGAACTTTTAGAAGATATCGATGCCAGTGAAGACGAGATAGGCAATAAAGAAACACAATTTTTCGAACTACTTGATCGTTCGAATATAGATTGTTATTCGTGTTGGCGGCTAGAGGCCAAAAAGATTAGCGATGACCCgatattttacaatatcCCTACGGATGTGGAACGTGAAAAATTGTTTGAACAATGGTGTTATGGGAAGCTACACAGCCGTGAAGAGGAAACAACACAACCACAATTGGCCTTGGCGTTACCGTATCATGACTTGGCCGAGATGATTTGTTGTTTTGATATACAGAGTAATACGATCTATAAAGATATCCGGAAGGcgaataaaaaaatggttCGCCAGATTGATGAGAAGATTAGTAAGAATGAACAAGAAAAGTTTGGCACCAAATTGCTTGgtatattgaaatatcacGATGATGCGAGTTGTCAAGGATTATTTGAACAGGTGTTGGAGGAGAATGGGGTGGATCGGGTGGATGTAAATACAAGCTTTGAAACCCTTGCAGATCTTGTGGATTTGGAAAGACGGATGGGGATCACCACGGAGAATTCGGTGTCACGCGATGCACGGTACTTTTGCTTACGGAATGCATCAAGACGATTTGCAGGATTGGAGAGATGGGTAAAGGGAGGGGAGGGGGGGCAGGTATAA
- the SUE1 gene encoding Sue1p (similar to Saccharomyces cerevisiae SUE1 (YPR151C); ancestral locus Anc_3.496), producing the protein MQALKQVVVRNSKSVLRDLPRVPTTEYLENTRLYNDIFFSGYRPVMYPVKENPLFRNGELKKKWEEQLRQD; encoded by the coding sequence atgcaAGCATTAAAACAAGTTGTTGTTCGCAATAGCAAGAGTGTGTTGCGTGATCTGCCTAGAGTGCCTACTACggaatatttagaaaacaCCCGATTGTacaatgatatttttttctctgGATATAGACCTGTGATGTATCCTGTGAAGGAGAATCCATTGTTCCGGAATGGCGagttgaagaagaagtGGGAGGAGCAACTGAGGCAGGACTAG
- the PHB1 gene encoding prohibitin subunit PHB1 (similar to Saccharomyces cerevisiae PHB1 (YGR132C); ancestral locus Anc_3.494), with product MSGIKIAEKLAKIAIPLGVCVSFMDYSMYDVKGGSRAVIFDRIQGVKQAVVGEGTHFLVPWLQKSVIFDIRTKPKNITTNTGTRDLQMVSLTLRLLHRPDIVQLPMIYQNLGLDYDERVLPSIGNEVLKSIVAQFDAAELITQREIVSQRIRKELNHRANEFGIRLEDVSITHMTFGPEFTKAVEQKQIAQQDAERAKFLVEKAEQERQASVIRAEGEAESAEVISRALQKAGDGLLLIRRLETSKEIAETLAGSPHVTYLPGGGNQAEDASKNSLLLNLGR from the coding sequence ATGTCAGGTATTAAAATTGCAGAAAAGTTGGCCAAGATCGCAATTCCTCTTGGTGTTTGTGTTTCGTTTATGGACTATTCGATGTACGATGTGAAAGGTGGATCGAGAGCCGTTATCTTTGATCGTATCCAAGGTGTGAAACAGGCTGTTGTGGGAGAAGGTACCCATTTCCTGGTGCCTTGGTTGCAGAAGTCGGTGATTTTCGATATCAGAACCAAGCCCAAGAATATCACTACGAATACCGGGACCAGAGATTTGCAGATGGTTTCATTGACGTTGCGTCTACTGCATCGTCCGGATATTGTTCAATTGCCCATGATCTACCAAAACCTGGGTCTTGATTATGACGAAAGAGTGTTGCCATCCATTGGTAATGAAGTCTTGAAGTCGATTGTGGCGCAGTTTGATGCGGCAGAGTTGATTACTCAAAGAGAGATAGTGTCTCAAAGGATCCGTAAGGAATTGAACCATCGTGCGAATGAGTTTGGTATCAGACTGGAGGATGTTTCCATTACACACATGACGTTTGGGCCTGAGTTTACCAAGGCTGTGGAGCAGAAACAGATTGCCCAGCAAGATGCAGAACGTGCCAAGTTTTTGGTGGAGAAGGCGGAACAAGAGCGTCAAGCGTCTGTGATTCGCGCGGAAGGTGAGGCGGAATCTGCAGAGGTGATTTCTCGAGCATTACAAAAAGCTGGCGATGGGTTATTGTTGATCCGTAGACTGGAGACGTCGAAGGAGATTGCAGAGACGTTGGCAGGGTCGCCCCACGTGACGTACTTGCCTGGTGGTGGCAACCAAGCCGAGGATGCGTCGAAGAACAGTTTGCTGTTGAACCTTGGGCGTTGA
- the TBLA0D02960 gene encoding MARVEL domain-containing protein (similar to Saccharomyces cerevisiae YGR131W and NCE102 (YPR149W); ancestral locus Anc_3.493), translating into MLELYDNVFRIFNFCFFVITAGMIGNLLNTEHGHHSSRVNYCMFPPAWGLVSDSFYGILANLVPEPFAFPPILFAFDFLNFVFTFTAGTVLAVGIRTHSCTNKEYRRENYIIQGSERRCREAQACIAFFYFSMFLFLVKVLITLVTYFTGGELGQTGYGGGYGGRSFGRRPRTRAPPQMNKGGISISQV; encoded by the coding sequence atGCTAGAACTCTACGACAACGTCTTCCGTATATTCAACTTCTGTTTCTTCGTCATCACTGCAGGTATGATCGGGAACCTGCTTAACACCGAACATGGCCACCATTCGTCGCGTGTCAACTACTGTATGTTTCCTCCTGCTTGGGGGCTAGTCTCGGATTCCTTCTACGGGATCCTGGCCAACTTGGTTCCAGAACCTTTTGCGTTCCCTCCAATTCTTTTCGCCTTTGACTTCTTAAATTTCGTCTTTACTTTTACCGCCGGTACTGTCTTGGCCGTGGGTATCCGTACACATTCCTGTAccaataaagaatatagACGTGAAAACTACATCATCCAAGGGTCTGAAAGAAGATGTCGTGAAGCCCAAGCTTGTATTGCCTTTTTCTACTTTTCCATGTTTTTGTTCTTGGTCAAGGTGCTGATCACTTTGGTCACGTACTTTACTGGCGGTGAATTGGGTCAAACTGGTTACGGTGGCGGCTACGGTGGCCGTAGTTTCGGCCGCAGACCACGTACTCGTGCCCCACCACAAATGAACAAGGGTGGTATTTCCATCTCCCAGGTTTAA